The Silene latifolia isolate original U9 population chromosome Y, ASM4854445v1, whole genome shotgun sequence sequence aatactttatcatataatactcccctcccttaattcccgtgccctccatgaaaggggagggttatgtagaataggagggagtatttagcaagataataaaaataaaatagaggCACATCACACATGCAAAAGAAGAGCAAGTTGTTAGGAGACGAGCAAATTGAGCTGGGAATTCATTCAAAAAGCGTTGCACAAGTTGATGTATTTACACGCATAACATGCACTGATGCACTCGATAATTCGATATACTCTCTATACCAGATCAATGGTAACACTTACTTAATACGGTCGTATCATATCAATGGTAGCATTGTTTATtcggcccacaacattaccaagttatccttataccctTCTGATATTTATACAAAATGGCATTATATACTCCACTtatcaacccacaattaaacctaCAATTACATATCCACctatttttttccctctttacccctgCTTTTACCCTATTTTCTTAAAAACCCCAGTTTTTACCATATTACTATTGATTTTGGTATGAAGGGGAGTCTGTTTTAGGTTATCTACCTTGATCTCAAAATTTTCTTAAGCAACTTGGAAACCAATTTATTTTACGCAAACACGGGAGTATTGTGTTAGTTTAAAGTAcgagtaaattttttttttttggcaccAGTAAAGAAAGTGTTTTTACATATCACCAACTCGATTTTCCGAGTCGGATTTTATTATTACATTATTAGAAAAGGAAATTAAACTGAGGATGTGGTTGACAAACAAAATAGGCTTCTTCAGTGGACGATCTGAGCTTGCCAAATGAGCGAaaacttcttttctcttctttatcAGTTGAGCTTCAGAGGAGTACCTATAACAACACACACTTACGCCTCGAGGACGTAGAAATTTACGGGAAGATCTACTTGTAGAGAAAGTAGATAAATtgtgtctcggagattcatccccTTGGCTATGATTCTTCTTGGAGGTAGAAATTCGCATTTTCTCGCTCACAGGACGATTAGAGGGGTACCTGTAAAGCATACGTGTAGTAGGGGGACGTCATAATTTACCAAACGAAGAAGTCTTACACTTTTTAGGACTCGCTGAAAAAAGAAACGGTTGATCATTAGGGGCTATAGAGCAATGGAGGTGTTGGCCGAGTCATTCACCAAAGGAATAGGTAAGCATGAATTAGGAGTGACAACCGTAGAGTTTCCTTGGAGGAGTTGAATACCAGGAGGAGAGAAGTTATCACAAATAGAGGACGAACTCGAACTTTCGCCACTTAATGGAGACGCCCTCGAACTAGTATCATAAATAACATTGATGACATCCGAAAAAAAAAGACGTGTCACTACTACAGAAATCATGAAGGACATCGGACTTCTAGAcacatggacatcggattataaaccgatgtagagttcagtcccgtccatatggggtgtaatggacatgggactttaaaccgatgtccattaatatatgcacatcggatttttaaatatatccgatgtccatatgagtaatgaacatcagattttaacattaatccgatgtccatatgtgtaatgtacatcagatttttatagaaagcccatgtcctttgaagctagaattacatcgaacttttataaatccgctgtcctttatattgtttttttttttaaaaaaattgaaaagagcaggccaattcatattgcattacaccaatttgaatgccaaaacattaatacaaaacatgccaactgccattcaaccaaaatgatcgatttcaattaataaaaaccgatcccaatcaacatacaacgcaaccgtctccgtcatccgaattcaacaactaacgaacaacaacaaagggCATAACAAATCCCAGCCAACATAACATATGGTCTTGCAGATCATGTAATCAGTTTTTCAAAATGCAACTACCTAATACATTACTACGCTAGCTAGCTATCTACGGCTAGATATTGAGAAAATAGTTCGCCCACAAGTCCCGAACCTCATCTAATTCTTCTTGTGAATATGGCGTGGTGTCTTGAAAAACCTGTAATGCATATTAATGACAATGGGGCAGTCAGACATGGCCTCACAAGGGCAGCTTCATATAAGCTAATAATTAAGGGCATTCCTGAAAAACCTGGAAACATAAATATTTTAAATCTATGAACTCCTACATTGACAATATAAGATGAGGGCATTCCTGAAAAATGATCTCTCTTCCttgcttaaaaaaaaaaaatacagaaaCACATACGTTCAATAAGATACAGCAGACAACAACAATGGAATCAAATCCCTACACTCTTTTGTGATGGTGAGGAGGAAGTTACTACATACCTCTCAGACATTAGAACTTAGAAGAATGTAGAAGATCAATTAAGATGAGTGTTCCATCAAGGTTCATCATTGTGTCTAATATCAACACTCTGTGAAATGGATTTTCGCAACAAGTTCGATAAAAATAACTTAATTATCTCGAGTCTTTGCAAAAATACGGAACAAAAGATAGATTCCCAAGCTTTGCCAGGCTCAAGATGTACCAAACCAAAAATCACATATAGATATATCCAATGAAGGAACCGTTGAGTGTAGCCTATAAAAAATTTAAGTAGACCAGGCCTGGAGTGTTAGTGTTTGCTTCATTAAGCTTTAGTTAAAGTAAGACTTCTCGTAACATATTGGAAAACTTGAGACGAGGTGGACTGGTATGAAAAATAGAACCTAGAATGAAGAATAACATAGTATAAAGAATAAAACCACCAGCAATGAACGCATCATCAGTTCAGTACTTTTCTTAGGTAATCCGTGCAATAGAgtaacattcatgacttcaagtGGTAGCAAAGGCAGGGTATGAGATCCCGAGGGTAAGTTATAATATGAGGGAGGATCAAAGACCAACAATTGTATAGGTCACTCACTAATTTTAAAAAAGCTCGTGCAAAGTCCGCTTGAGAACATCTCCAAGACTCACATTGCACCGAAAAACAACATTTAGAGGAAAAGCATTAATCAAAATACAATTTGTCACTCAAGAAGAAAATCAAAACCCTCGAAATTGTATGATAAACAAAACTGAAATAAAAAAGTATTGAACCTAAACTTAATGCTCTTAAGACCATATGAGAAATAGAGACAAAAGGTAACTAAAAATATTCAAATGCCCTTCCATTTGCACCTCCTTTTGCCAATGTCAGACTTTTAGTCAACAACAAAACCCCATGTGATCCCAATTCAACATTTCTCCCATCGGCCATTCAAGAATATACTCAAAACCCTATCTTTTCCAAATGAAGCAAACAAGCAAACAATAGAGTTGCAACACCTTTATCATCGTCTTGATGTTTAAGGCTTTAGGCAAAGATGCGAAATTTAATCGCTTAGAGTTAGAAGATGCTATAGAAGTAAACATTTTCCCCACATTACACACTATACAACCCTTAAAACACTAAAGTACTCAACAACAAGTGTGTTAGTGTTAAAGATGCAAACTTTTTTTAGTGATTTTTCAAGAATAAGTAACTTATGGGGTTAATAGGATTTGAGTGGATAGAGTagaaagaataaagctttgacaCCAAAACCAATAAACATTCGTTTTAGCACACACCCAAGAATCCACCATTTGAATGTGCTATACCTTCAATTCTTCAAATTGGTGTAATAAAAAAATAGTAACCAGGTCATGTTAGCAAAGGGTTAGTGGAGTAGCCTAATTAAATTTCATTTTATACCACACATATAAAATATAAATGAGGTAGCTCATTCAAAATTATAGCAAAATAAGTAACAAACAAAGATCCTGAATGTTGAAAAGGTTCACACATATGAACTAACACAAAGGAAAGACAAATTTCAATTTGAAAAACCATTGGATAACTCACCTTTCTTTCAATTTTTGGTCATGAGTTCTTCGGCATGGACCTGATACACGGTTCATGTGAAAATATTTTAGGATTAGTGCTTAAAATGACAAGATTGATAAGCATATTCAAATTATATGATAAACAGAATCAATTATACAACAAAAAACAAAATGGGTAAAAGGGGACAAACTGACAATCAAAATGCTAATTAATTAAATGGTAGATGAAGAGTTGGAGAACAAAGATGTTTTCAGCTAAGTTCGAACATGATTTTATACTTGAAGTTGGAGAACAAAGATGTTGGCAATGGAAATTTGACAAGAAAAaagaaaaccctaatttaattagcATGTACCAATATCAACCAATACACCAGCAATTCAAACTCAAAGATCGAAATTTTCAATTGaaataatgaacaataaataatACTCGAATTTAGGAACAAAATTAGGGTACAAACCTGAGGAGAAAAGACGCGAAAACGCAGTAGTTGGCAGTACAGTGGCTCGTCGTGGTGCGCGATGGATGGTGGTGCGAGGTGGACAGTGGCGGCTGGCCGCCTTGGCGACGTGATGGATTTAGAGGGTGTGAGACTGTGAGGGATGGCGGAGAGAGTGagaaataatgaaatgaattaGGGATTTGGAGTTTGTATATTTGACACGGATGATTGAATGAGCGAGTTTTTCTTTTAAATGGTGAGAGTCttatttgctgcgtttttgggtttttgatcgGGTTTTGAAGTGAAGAAGCTAAGGGATGAACGATGAGATAGAGAAGAAAGGGATGAGTAAGCtaagggtttgggtttgggtttgggtttgtcTAAAAAAAAGAATGATATGGAGTAAGTATAATAGATTGACTCAGTATGCTAGTGAAAATAATTTGGGGCGGGGGAATTGTTTTCATTTTGCGCCCAAATTGAGGATTATATGGACATGGGTTGTAatttaatccgatgtccattataatggacatggtttgaaaataacaaccgatgtccatataatataattacatctgacttttataaaaatccgatgtgcaaacttattacatctgttttttcaaaaatccgatgtccatccacTGATGTCCTTGATGAATTCTGTAGTAGTGTGTCTTCCGTGTCGTCCTTCATCATTGCCATCTTAAGTTTCGGCTTTTTAGAACGtctccttctcttcttcttcttaccATGACCTCTTGTAATTCCTCCCTCCTTAGTTACCCCGATATTAAGGATCTGAATTGTTATAGTCGCCAGTTCTCTTTTATGGTAATAACTCACCTTATTACCTTGAAGTAGCTTTTTGTAATCTTGTCCGGAGATCCTTAATCGAGAATTTCCTCCACCCTCTTTTGAGAACTCAAGAACCGACTTGTTAGGAATATGCTCATTCTTCTCTGAAATAGTATTCAGATCAATCCCATAAGAACTTTGAGCATCATCCATCTCCATATTCACACTCTCATTATCCTTTATACGCACATCACTATGATTTTCCGTTACCTTCATAATCACACTTTCACTATCTTTTCTATTCATTTCAGAATATGAAACGTGCACAGAATCTGACCCATGTACCTGTTTCCTACTTTTCACATCCACGCTAATCGTAGGAGCGACTTCCAATACTCTTTTACCATTTTTCTTAAAGAGAATGTGACCTTTAACGACATCTAATTCCCTTAAAACATCCTTATTTCTAGGTTCGACCACTAATGCCTCCACCAAATCCGTTTCAGCTTCCAAACACCGTTTCAACTTCATAAAAGCAACTGCCCTACGAAATAGTGCCTTGACATTATGAAGAAATGTGTCCAATATCATGGAGCACAAATCTATAGCAGCTTGGTATTCCTCCAGTTTCAGGGCACACGCGGCGAGATTAGAATTAAGAGAGACCGCAAGATCTGATAAAGATTGTATATCTTCACCACCGATAATTCCCAGACTCAAACCTAAAAGTTTACAAGCTTCATCGTAGCAATCGACAGCCTTATCGAAAAAAATTTGCTTAAAAAAACCATTCCCCTTGTCTTTGAGCCGCTTCACCTCAAATCGAGGTGACCCCTGAAGTTTCATAAAGCAGCCTAACATCCTATCCCCTTCTTCCTCCATAAATCCATCACTCACTTGAGCACAAGCAAAGGCTTCTAGGAATTTATGATACACTATAGAAGAAGACATAGTAACAGTACAACACCGAAGTAGAGTAAATGACACACCTTAAAGTCCCTACTCGGAAAACGAAAGTAATAGAGCCAAAACCCCTCCACACGACAGAGACCAAGGTCCTAACAAAATAGCAAAAATCGTCAATTGCACACAGCAGTAAAAACACGATAgaccaaaaaaacaaaaccacCACAAGATTTTATAAAAAGCTTGAAAAAACCAGAGAATCGTGATCGGAGCAGAGATTATCCAACCACAGCGAGAAAAGAACGATTAAACCGAGAGAAACAGCATGCGAAAGTAGCAACCAAACCTGGAGCATTAAAATTAATCGAATCGAAATCGAACATCCACCGTCAGCCACCGGATGATAGTGAAgaggaggaaaagaaagaaacaaGGGCAGGAGAAACCTCGCCGGCGACCTAAGGAGACGATCGGAGAAGTCGCCGGCGAGGAGGTGATGGATTTAAGGTTTTTTTAATTTAGGGGTTTTTTTCTCTCTATGATTTTTTCTCTCACTACGAATGTTTAGATGTATTGCTCCAAGTACGAGTAAATTGACAAGCACATTTCCTGCAGAAAAACACACGAGTCAAGTAAGCATTCATATTTACAGTCAAAAACGTACACAATTCATCAAAACACGCCTTCTTCATTGTACCCGTTGATCATTAATTGTACCTCCTTCTGTACGTAGTCGCAAAATTAAGCTTTGATTTTATTAGCAAGTTATATATCCAATATTTTTAGGCACTGAATTGACTCTGATTTTTGACTAAAGTTTTGAAATTTCCATTGCTTTCGTCGCTTTACTATGCGCTTTCGCTTGATTAGATAATATTGACGtcaaaaaatgaaatgaattgtAATATATGGAATAGTTTATTTCGAACAATAAGTCTGGTTATGACGAatcgatttttgaaataatggtcaaaaataaaatatttgtcgttttgggtcggttttgaaaatatttgtcaaaatgatgtccacgtaggctcgggatttctagctgaaacacgccactactaatggcgtgttttgtgaaggaaacatgccattagtagtggcgtgtctttacaacaattttttttcctcaactgactagacttcaaaaaaaaaaaaaaaaaaaaaaattacataagacacgccattaggggtggcgtgcttcccctccgaaacccgtcattcccaatgacgtgtttgttttagtccattttttgatgaagtttctttccgtactcattataaacacgcaattggtagtggcgtgttttagatccagaaatcccgagcctacgtggacaccattttgacaaatattttcaaaaccgacctaaaacaataaatattttatttttgaccattatttcaaaaatagaTTCGATTACGACGGACTATCCGTTTTAAAATCTTAAAGTTCTACCATATATGGCACATGGTAGCAGACTGGCAGTAGAGACAAAAAATTGCATTTTCAAGGCAACTTCCTATGTAATTTACTACTTTCTCGTTTACATGACATTCTCTCTTTCCTTTTCATCCATTCAAAATATCTTTCCTACTCTCTCCAATcgacaataaacctcccatttcattttggcacaaaaattaaggaaacacactaccccatcatataattaaatttggaccacacacacacttaccaaaaaaggatatatggaagttattgtgaataaccgaaaaagaAAATTGAGAGTTTTATTGTGAATTGGTGGGAGTATTtctttatttagtaaagttttataattattttaatcacatcactccacaacaataccccacttcaccccacaacaatacttattttaatcaatttacccaataacaatacttattttaatcactctaCCCACAATACATTCCATCTCTTCAATTACCTGACCTCACTACAATAATTTACCTTATTTTAATCAAtctccttaattctagtgcccCATGATGGGTCATAAATACAGATATTTATCTAAAATAGGAAGAAACATGTATTTGACCCATTTTAAGATTTAAAACCAATACCTTCCTCTTGAATAAAAATTGGTGTATTTTTTAATTAAACGAAGCAATCCGCTATCCACATAAAAGAGAATtgaaaacaataataacaaagtCTTACTATTCTCAATATAATTCGGAAACAACTATAaattaacacaaattatacaataAGACGGTCTCACACAGTGAAATGATCCACTTTTATAAAAACGTTGTTCATTTATTGTTAATAGGTGGATTATCTTCTTACATAAATAGAGTGTCTCATAGTATCAAACCATTCAACAGAATAACTAGTTATAAATTAAATCATTACATAAGAAACTATTCAGACAATTAAACGGAGTTATTAATGAAATTGGATTCAGTGAACAAAAAATCATGTAACACCATTTGATGATTACATAAGAAACTATTCAGACAATTAAACTTGACATTTGATGATTATCATCCAATCAAATCATCAATATACCACAAACTCATGCAACAACGTAAAAGACTGACAAAATCCGTACTGTCTCTACCTATTAAAAACCCTAAAACTGATCCATTCATGTAATTTTAGTTTTTACCACAAATCTCTAAATTTTTGTCTCTTTTAACAGAATTCTCAGCAATCTGAGCTAAAGACTGAAGATTACATCTAACAATCGTATCAACAAACACACAAGTCTCCTCCTTAGTATTCCCCGGCGGTGTATCGACAACGTACGACTCCAAAACCACCGTCCTGCCCTCTTCGGCTACGTGGAGTGAGGTGACCGATCTGTAATTGGAAAGTCGGTGATCCCCGCCAACAACGGAGAAGGAGATGATTCGGCGACGGtcgtcgaggatatcaaggcgtTCATCGGAGGAAGCGGCAGGGAGGCCGGAGACAACTTGGACACGACGGAGAGTACCGACGTGGCCGTCGCCGGAAATGAGGTGGCAGCTGCGGAGGAAGTGTTTGTAAAGGTGAGGAGCGTCGAAACGACGAAGAATGGACCAGACGGTGTCGATGGGAGCGTTGATGTGTTTGATTA is a genomic window containing:
- the LOC141627205 gene encoding abscisic acid receptor PYL4-like; this translates as MPKSSVLLQRINPHHQTTIHHRTPKQCTPPAPPHPTPTPIDDDNETFDIPDDIVRYHTQPINPNQSSSIIIKHINAPIDTVWSILRRFDAPHLYKHFLRSCHLISGDGHVGTLRRVQVVSGLPAASSDERLDILDDRRRIISFSVVGGDHRLSNYRSVTSLHVAEEGRTVVLESYVVDTPPGNTKEETCVFVDTIVRCNLQSLAQIAENSVKRDKNLEICGKN